The following are encoded together in the Citrus sinensis cultivar Valencia sweet orange chromosome 1, DVS_A1.0, whole genome shotgun sequence genome:
- the LOC102630462 gene encoding probable sucrose-phosphate synthase 1 isoform X1, whose protein sequence is MAGNDWVNSYLEAILDVGPGIDDAKSSLLLRERGRFSPTRYFVEQVITGFDETDLHRSWIRAAATRSPQERNTRLENMCWRIWNLARKKKQIEGEEAQRKAKRRLERERGRKEASADMSEDLSEGDKGDVSGELSAHGGSTRGRMPRISSVDTMENWAIQYKEKKLYIVLISLHGLIRGENMELGRDSDTGGQVKYVVELARALGSMPGVYRVDLLTRQVSAPDVDWTYAEPSEMLNRKNTENLMQGLGESSGAYIIRIPFGPKDKYVQKELLWPHIPEFVDAALTHIIQISKVLGEQVGSGQPIWPVAIHGHYADAGDAAALLSGALNVPMVFTGHSLGRDKLEQLLKQGRLSRDEINTTYKIMRRIEAEELSLDASEIVITSTRQEIEEQWRLYDGFDPVLERKLRARIKRGVSCHGRFMPRMVVIPPGIEFHHIVRHNGDVDGEVERDEGSPASPDPPIWSEIMHFFSNPRKPMILALARPDPKKNITTLVKAFGECRPLRELANLTLIMGNRDDIDEMSGTNAALLLSILKLIDKYDLYGQVAYPKHHKQSDVPDIYRLAAKTKGVFINPAFIEPFGLTLIEAAAYGLPIVATKNGGPVDIHRVLDNGLLVDPHDQQSIADALLKLVSDKQLWERCRQNGLKNIHQFSWPEHCKSYLSRISSCKQRQPRWQRSDDGLDNSESDSPGDSWRDIHDLSLNLKLSLEGDKNEGGSTLDNSLDTEENAVTGKNKLENAVLALSNRTIGGTQKADHNVASGKFPALRRRKYVFVIAADCDTTSDFLEIIKKVVEAAGKDNSAGFIGFVLSTALTILELHSLLVSGGLSPLAFDAFICNSGSELYYPSSSTEDNHGLPFLVDLDYRFHTEYRWGGEGLRKTLVRWAASVNDKKGEEGKIVEEDESRSTIHCYAFEVTNPQMIPPVKELRKLMRIQALRCHVIYCQNGTKLHVIPVLASRSQALRYLHVRWGIDLSNVVVIAGECGDTDYEGLLGGVHKTVILKGVGESARKLHANRNYSLEDVISFDSHNVIQVDEACDSYDIRASLEKLGVLKGQ, encoded by the exons ATGGCGGGAAACGACTGGGTTAACAGTTACTTAGAAGCGATCCTGGACGTCGGTCCGGGAATCGACGACGCAAAATCGTCGCTGTTGCTTAGAGAGAGAGGGCGTTTCAGTCCTACTCGTTACTTCGTCGAGCAAGTCATCACCGGCTTCGATGAAACCGATCTCCACCGCTCTTGGATTCGA GCTGCGGCTACGAGGAGTCCGCAAGAGAGAAACACTAGATTGGAGAACATGTGTTGGCGGATTTGGAATCTGGCTCGCAAGAAGAAAcag ATTGAAGGAGAGGAAGCTCAGCGTAAAGCTAAACGCCGTCTTGAGCGTGAAAGAGGCCGCAAAGAGGCATCCGCTGATATGTCGGAAGACTTATCGGAAGGAGACAAAGGAGACGTGTCTGGTGAACTTTCTGCCCATGGTGGTAGCACCAGAGGAAGAATGCCTAGAATCAGTTCAGTTGATACAATGGAGAATTGGGCCATTCAGTACAAGGAAAAGAAACTCTACATTGTGTTGATAAG TCTTCATGGCTTGATACGCGGTGAGAACATGGAGTTAGGTCGTGACTCTGATACAGGGGGTCAG GTTAAGTATGTTGTAGAACTTGCAAGGGCATTGGGTTCAATGCCAGGAGTTTACAGAGTTGATTTGCTGACAAGACAAGTATCAGCTCCAGATGTAGATTGGACCTATGCTGAACCATCAGAAATGCTGAATCGAAAAAACACTGAGAATTTGATGCAGGGGCTTGGGGAGAGCAGTGGTGCTTATATCATCCGTATACCTTTTGGCCCAAAAGATAAATATGTACAAAAAGAACTTCTTTGGCCTCACATTCCTGAATTTGTTGATGCTGCACTTACCCACATCATTCAAATTTCCAAGGTTCTGGGTGAGCAAGTTGGTTCTGGACAACCAATCTGGCCAGTTGCAATTCATGGACATTATGCTGATGCAGGTGATGCTGCTGCTCTTCTATCTGGAGCTCTAAATGTGCCAATGGTTTTTACTGGCCACTCACTGGGGCGAGATAAGCTTGAACAACTTTTGAAGCAAGGACGCCTATCAAGGGATGAAATTAAtacaacatataaaataatgagacGGATAGAGGCTGAGGAGCTGTCTCTTGATGCCTCTGAGATCGTTATAACTAGCACCAGACAGGAAATAGAAGAGCAATGGCGCCTTTATGATGGATTTGATCCAGTACTGGAGCGTAAGCTCAGGGCAAGAATCAAAAGGGGTGTAAGCTGTCATGGCAGGTTTATGCCTCGTATGGTT GTAATTCCTCCTGGAATAGAATTTCATCACATTGTTCGGCATAACGGAGATGTGGATGGGGAAGTGGAGAGAGATGAAGGTAGTCCTGCCTCTCCAGACCCGCCGATATGGTCCGAG ATAatgcatttcttttcaaatcCACGCAAGCCTATGATCCTTGCCCTTGCCCGCCCAGACCctaaaaagaatattacaaCTTTGGTCAAGGCATTTGGAGAATGCCGTCCTTTGAGGGAGCTTGCTAATCTT ACACTAATAATGGGAAATCGAGATGATATTGACGAAATGTCAGGAACAAATGCAGCATTGCTTCTTTCCATTCTTAAGTTGATTGacaaatatgatttatatggCCAAGTGGCATATCCTAAACACCATAAGCAGTCTGATGTTCCTGACATTTATCGTCTGGCAGCCAAAACGAAG GGTGTATTTATCAATCCAGCTTTCATTGAGCCGTTTGGACTCACTTTAATTGAG GCAGCAGCTTATGGTTTGCCCATTGTTGCCACAAAAAATGGGGGTCCTGTTGATATTCATCGG GTTCTTGACAATGGACTGCTGGTAGACCCTCATGATCAGCAGTCTATTGCTGATGCTCTTCTTAAGCTTGTATCTGATAAGCAGCTTTGGGAAAGATGCAGGCAGAATGGACTTAAAAACATTCATCAGTTTTCATGGCCTGAGCACTGTAAATCATACTTATCTCGTATTTCCAGTTGCAAACAGAGGCAGCCTAGGTGGCAGAGAAGTGACGATGGACTTGATAATTCTGAATCTGATTCACCTGGTGATTCCTGGAGAGACATACATGATTTATCTTTGAACTTGAAGCTGTCCCTGGAAGGCGACAAAAACGAAGGTGGTAGCACTCTTGATAATTCTTTGGATACTGAAGAAAATGCTGTTACTGGGAAGAACAAATTAGAGAACGCTGTCTTGGCATTGTCAAATCGAACCATAGGAGGAACACAAAAGGCAGATCATAACGTTGCTTCTGGTAAATTTCCAGCATTGAGGAGGCGGAAGTATGTTTTTGTTATTGCCGCAGATTGTGACACAACATCAGATTTTCTTGAAATCATTAAAAAGGTTGTTGAGGCAGCAGGGAAGGACAATTCTGCAGGATTTATCGGGTTTGTTTTGTCAACAGCATTGACTATCTTAGAGTTACACTCTCTACTGGTTTCGGGAGGTTTAAGCCCATTAGCTTTTGATGCTTTTATCTGCAATAGTGGTAGTGAGCTGTACTATCCATCGTCAAGCACCGAAGACAATCACGGGCTTCCCTTTCTGGTAGATTTAGATTATCGTTTTCATACTGAATACCGTTGGGGTGGAGAAGGTTTAAGGAAGACTTTGGTTCGTTGGGCTGCTTCTGTCAACGATAAAAAgggagaagaaggaaaaattgtCGAGGAGGATGAATCGAGATCAACTATACATTGCTATGCATTCGAAGTAACCAATCCACAAAtg ATTCCTCCGGTTAAGGAACTCAGGAAGCTGATGAGAATTCAGGCACTTCGATGCcatgttatttattgtcaaaatGGTACCAAACTTCATGTGATCCCTGTATTGGCTTCTCGATCCCAAGCTCTCAG GTATCTCCATGTTCGTTGGGGCATAGACTTGTCGAATGTTGTGGTCATTGCAGGAGAATGTGGGGACACAGATTATGAAGGCTTGCTTGGTGGCGTTCATAAAACTGTGATATTGAAGGGAGTTGGTGAAAGTGCCCGTAAGCTTCATGCCAATAGAAACTATTCTTTAGAGGATGTCATTTCATTTGACAGTCATAATGTTATTCAAGTTGATGAAGCGTGTGACAGCTACGACATAAGAGCATCACTTGAAAAATTAGGGGTACTCAAGGGGCAGTAA
- the LOC102630462 gene encoding probable sucrose-phosphate synthase 1 isoform X2, whose product MPGVYRVDLLTRQVSAPDVDWTYAEPSEMLNRKNTENLMQGLGESSGAYIIRIPFGPKDKYVQKELLWPHIPEFVDAALTHIIQISKVLGEQVGSGQPIWPVAIHGHYADAGDAAALLSGALNVPMVFTGHSLGRDKLEQLLKQGRLSRDEINTTYKIMRRIEAEELSLDASEIVITSTRQEIEEQWRLYDGFDPVLERKLRARIKRGVSCHGRFMPRMVVIPPGIEFHHIVRHNGDVDGEVERDEGSPASPDPPIWSEIMHFFSNPRKPMILALARPDPKKNITTLVKAFGECRPLRELANLTLIMGNRDDIDEMSGTNAALLLSILKLIDKYDLYGQVAYPKHHKQSDVPDIYRLAAKTKGVFINPAFIEPFGLTLIEAAAYGLPIVATKNGGPVDIHRVLDNGLLVDPHDQQSIADALLKLVSDKQLWERCRQNGLKNIHQFSWPEHCKSYLSRISSCKQRQPRWQRSDDGLDNSESDSPGDSWRDIHDLSLNLKLSLEGDKNEGGSTLDNSLDTEENAVTGKNKLENAVLALSNRTIGGTQKADHNVASGKFPALRRRKYVFVIAADCDTTSDFLEIIKKVVEAAGKDNSAGFIGFVLSTALTILELHSLLVSGGLSPLAFDAFICNSGSELYYPSSSTEDNHGLPFLVDLDYRFHTEYRWGGEGLRKTLVRWAASVNDKKGEEGKIVEEDESRSTIHCYAFEVTNPQMIPPVKELRKLMRIQALRCHVIYCQNGTKLHVIPVLASRSQALRYLHVRWGIDLSNVVVIAGECGDTDYEGLLGGVHKTVILKGVGESARKLHANRNYSLEDVISFDSHNVIQVDEACDSYDIRASLEKLGVLKGQ is encoded by the exons ATGCCAGGAGTTTACAGAGTTGATTTGCTGACAAGACAAGTATCAGCTCCAGATGTAGATTGGACCTATGCTGAACCATCAGAAATGCTGAATCGAAAAAACACTGAGAATTTGATGCAGGGGCTTGGGGAGAGCAGTGGTGCTTATATCATCCGTATACCTTTTGGCCCAAAAGATAAATATGTACAAAAAGAACTTCTTTGGCCTCACATTCCTGAATTTGTTGATGCTGCACTTACCCACATCATTCAAATTTCCAAGGTTCTGGGTGAGCAAGTTGGTTCTGGACAACCAATCTGGCCAGTTGCAATTCATGGACATTATGCTGATGCAGGTGATGCTGCTGCTCTTCTATCTGGAGCTCTAAATGTGCCAATGGTTTTTACTGGCCACTCACTGGGGCGAGATAAGCTTGAACAACTTTTGAAGCAAGGACGCCTATCAAGGGATGAAATTAAtacaacatataaaataatgagacGGATAGAGGCTGAGGAGCTGTCTCTTGATGCCTCTGAGATCGTTATAACTAGCACCAGACAGGAAATAGAAGAGCAATGGCGCCTTTATGATGGATTTGATCCAGTACTGGAGCGTAAGCTCAGGGCAAGAATCAAAAGGGGTGTAAGCTGTCATGGCAGGTTTATGCCTCGTATGGTT GTAATTCCTCCTGGAATAGAATTTCATCACATTGTTCGGCATAACGGAGATGTGGATGGGGAAGTGGAGAGAGATGAAGGTAGTCCTGCCTCTCCAGACCCGCCGATATGGTCCGAG ATAatgcatttcttttcaaatcCACGCAAGCCTATGATCCTTGCCCTTGCCCGCCCAGACCctaaaaagaatattacaaCTTTGGTCAAGGCATTTGGAGAATGCCGTCCTTTGAGGGAGCTTGCTAATCTT ACACTAATAATGGGAAATCGAGATGATATTGACGAAATGTCAGGAACAAATGCAGCATTGCTTCTTTCCATTCTTAAGTTGATTGacaaatatgatttatatggCCAAGTGGCATATCCTAAACACCATAAGCAGTCTGATGTTCCTGACATTTATCGTCTGGCAGCCAAAACGAAG GGTGTATTTATCAATCCAGCTTTCATTGAGCCGTTTGGACTCACTTTAATTGAG GCAGCAGCTTATGGTTTGCCCATTGTTGCCACAAAAAATGGGGGTCCTGTTGATATTCATCGG GTTCTTGACAATGGACTGCTGGTAGACCCTCATGATCAGCAGTCTATTGCTGATGCTCTTCTTAAGCTTGTATCTGATAAGCAGCTTTGGGAAAGATGCAGGCAGAATGGACTTAAAAACATTCATCAGTTTTCATGGCCTGAGCACTGTAAATCATACTTATCTCGTATTTCCAGTTGCAAACAGAGGCAGCCTAGGTGGCAGAGAAGTGACGATGGACTTGATAATTCTGAATCTGATTCACCTGGTGATTCCTGGAGAGACATACATGATTTATCTTTGAACTTGAAGCTGTCCCTGGAAGGCGACAAAAACGAAGGTGGTAGCACTCTTGATAATTCTTTGGATACTGAAGAAAATGCTGTTACTGGGAAGAACAAATTAGAGAACGCTGTCTTGGCATTGTCAAATCGAACCATAGGAGGAACACAAAAGGCAGATCATAACGTTGCTTCTGGTAAATTTCCAGCATTGAGGAGGCGGAAGTATGTTTTTGTTATTGCCGCAGATTGTGACACAACATCAGATTTTCTTGAAATCATTAAAAAGGTTGTTGAGGCAGCAGGGAAGGACAATTCTGCAGGATTTATCGGGTTTGTTTTGTCAACAGCATTGACTATCTTAGAGTTACACTCTCTACTGGTTTCGGGAGGTTTAAGCCCATTAGCTTTTGATGCTTTTATCTGCAATAGTGGTAGTGAGCTGTACTATCCATCGTCAAGCACCGAAGACAATCACGGGCTTCCCTTTCTGGTAGATTTAGATTATCGTTTTCATACTGAATACCGTTGGGGTGGAGAAGGTTTAAGGAAGACTTTGGTTCGTTGGGCTGCTTCTGTCAACGATAAAAAgggagaagaaggaaaaattgtCGAGGAGGATGAATCGAGATCAACTATACATTGCTATGCATTCGAAGTAACCAATCCACAAAtg ATTCCTCCGGTTAAGGAACTCAGGAAGCTGATGAGAATTCAGGCACTTCGATGCcatgttatttattgtcaaaatGGTACCAAACTTCATGTGATCCCTGTATTGGCTTCTCGATCCCAAGCTCTCAG GTATCTCCATGTTCGTTGGGGCATAGACTTGTCGAATGTTGTGGTCATTGCAGGAGAATGTGGGGACACAGATTATGAAGGCTTGCTTGGTGGCGTTCATAAAACTGTGATATTGAAGGGAGTTGGTGAAAGTGCCCGTAAGCTTCATGCCAATAGAAACTATTCTTTAGAGGATGTCATTTCATTTGACAGTCATAATGTTATTCAAGTTGATGAAGCGTGTGACAGCTACGACATAAGAGCATCACTTGAAAAATTAGGGGTACTCAAGGGGCAGTAA